Proteins from a genomic interval of Betta splendens chromosome 10, fBetSpl5.4, whole genome shotgun sequence:
- the gpm6aa gene encoding glycoprotein M6Aa produces the protein MEEDMDEGQTQKGCLECCIKCLGGIPYPSLIATILLYAGVALFCGCGHEALSGTVTILQNYFEVVRSPMDALDVFTMIDIIKYVIYGIASAFFVYGILLMVEGFFTSGAIKDLYGDFKITTCGRCVSAWFIMLTYIFMLAWLGVTAFTALPVFMYFNIWNICQNTTVLAGASLCLDPRQYGIVPLAEAKTVCSVSDNFNKLCESNELDMTFHLFICALAGAGAAVIAMIHYLMVLSANWAYVKDACRMQKYEDIKSKEEQELHDIHSTRSKERLNAYT, from the exons GATGCCTCGAGTGCTGCATCAAATGCCTGGGTGGAATCCCGTACCCGTCGCTCATAGCCACCATCCTGCTGTATGCGGGTGTGGCTCTGTTCTGTGGCTGCGGACATGAAGCCCTCTCCGGTACCGTCACCATCCTCCAGAACTACTTTGAAGTGGTGCGGAGCCCCATGGACGCGCTGGACGTCTTCACCAT GATCGACATTATCAAGTACGTGATCTACGGCATCGCGTCGGCTTTCTTCGTCTACGGCATCCTGCTGATGGTGGAGGGCTTCTTCACCAGCGGCGCCATCAAAGATCTGTATGGAGACTTCAAAATTACCACCTGTGGACGCTGCGTCAGCGCTTGG TTCATCATGCTGACGTACATCTTCATGCTGGCCTGGCTCGGGGTGACTGCTTTCACCGCCCTTCCTGTCTTCATGTACTTCAACATCTGGAACATCTGCCAAAACACCACGGTGCTGGCGGGTGCTTCGCTTTGCCTGGACCCACGCCAGTATG GTATTGTGCCACTTGCTGAGGCAAAAACAGTATGTTCTGTATCAGATAACTTCAACAAGCTGTGTGAATCTAACGAG CTGGACATGACATTCCACCTGTTTATCTGTGCCCtcgctggagcaggagctgcagttaTTGCTATG ATCCACTACTTGATGGTGCTATCTGCCAACTGGGCCTATGTGAAAGACGCCTGCAGGATGCAGAAGTACGAGGACATCAAGtcgaaggaggagcaggagcttcACGACATCCACTCCACCCGCTCCAAGGAGCGTCTCAACGCCTACACATAA